The proteins below come from a single Streptomyces sp. SCSIO 75703 genomic window:
- a CDS encoding adenosylhomocysteinase — MESFERARLDAYFTKIAARFLPQERPASFLITHLLAERPSFVRAVASLSEVRAVLPKPKSINAAARRDVERSVSVDALSRGLFNDPDTALDYIESRAGGERTVLLDVGGYFAPVLAHLHERFSGEIAGVVEDTENGHRRYAALEKLPCPVVSVARSPLKDPEDYLVGQSVVFSTEAVMRGRGDILHGRPSLVIGFGKLGSSIARLLQAKGVHVTVFDIDPVRRTQALSQGFAVARDREAALTGAGLVLCATGAVSLRGEDFGHLRNGAYVATVTSSEDELELDSLPEVYTRTAVGDHVTRYQTTGHYFYLANGGNAVNFLHGASVGPFIFLVQAEILAAVRMLTDQHLAPGFHEIPASDRAVIAATWLSYFNR, encoded by the coding sequence ATGGAGTCCTTCGAACGCGCCAGGCTGGACGCCTACTTCACGAAGATCGCCGCCCGTTTCCTGCCCCAGGAACGCCCCGCCTCTTTCCTGATCACTCACCTCCTGGCCGAACGTCCCAGCTTCGTCCGCGCGGTGGCTTCCCTCAGCGAGGTGCGCGCCGTGCTGCCCAAACCCAAGTCGATCAACGCGGCAGCGCGGCGTGACGTCGAGCGGTCCGTCAGCGTCGACGCCCTCTCACGCGGACTCTTCAACGACCCCGACACCGCGCTCGACTACATCGAATCCCGTGCCGGAGGTGAGCGCACGGTGCTGCTGGATGTCGGCGGCTACTTCGCACCCGTTCTCGCGCATCTCCACGAGCGGTTCTCCGGAGAGATCGCCGGTGTTGTCGAGGACACCGAGAACGGACACCGACGGTACGCCGCACTGGAGAAACTCCCCTGCCCGGTCGTCTCTGTCGCCCGCTCACCACTGAAGGACCCCGAGGACTACCTTGTCGGTCAGTCGGTCGTCTTCTCCACGGAAGCGGTGATGCGCGGCCGGGGTGACATCCTCCATGGCCGACCCTCACTGGTCATCGGGTTCGGCAAGCTGGGCAGTTCTATCGCGCGGCTGCTCCAGGCGAAGGGCGTGCACGTCACCGTCTTCGACATCGATCCCGTACGACGCACGCAGGCACTCTCTCAGGGCTTCGCCGTGGCGCGGGACCGCGAGGCCGCCCTGACAGGAGCGGGCCTCGTCCTGTGCGCGACCGGCGCGGTCTCGCTGCGTGGGGAGGACTTCGGGCACCTGCGCAACGGGGCGTACGTGGCCACCGTGACGAGCAGCGAGGACGAACTGGAACTCGATTCCCTGCCGGAGGTCTATACCCGGACAGCCGTCGGCGACCACGTCACCCGCTACCAGACCACCGGCCATTACTTCTATCTGGCGAACGGCGGGAACGCGGTCAACTTCCTGCACGGCGCCAGCGTTGGACCATTCATCTTCCTCGTTCAGGCGGAGATCCTCGCCGCAGTCAGGATGCTCACCGACCAGCACCTCGCTCCTGGATTCCACGAGATCCCCGCATCCGACCGTGCCGTGATCGCGGCGACTTGGCTCTCCTACTTCAACAGGTGA
- a CDS encoding transcriptional regulator yields the protein MATVHHWTGLEARALRLALRMSVRTFAAHLGVGARTISKWEKLLSSTEPRQDTQAILDTALARAEAAVHLRFETNLSEAGRAGTDSVRRVTASGPRAWEYETWADDLDRSVVALSRQNFIFAEDLLRRWLARFPPTELDDKGLYLYARATALLGDVQRDQGAVLGPLSARRSYHDARTIFTQLDVPRRVAQLDLSLAVVTEMSDQLDSAAHQYECLAADDRLSRRDRARARLWVGTALSKEGSHDYAARVMLAAVREFEDLSEPEDWSVAHQKLALAHRGAGDLTAALYYIDIARATGTADSPMQRVRLDTAHGHILLSDPGTLDDGLDVLDKAAKVAAEYGLSHQRRSIESIRYRHATSGGAKSPGHH from the coding sequence GTGGCGACCGTGCACCATTGGACCGGCCTGGAAGCCAGAGCACTACGGCTTGCCCTCCGCATGAGTGTCCGGACCTTCGCGGCTCATCTCGGCGTAGGCGCCCGGACGATCTCGAAGTGGGAGAAGCTCCTGTCTTCCACCGAGCCGAGGCAGGACACCCAGGCCATCCTCGACACCGCACTGGCCCGCGCGGAAGCTGCCGTCCACCTTCGATTCGAGACCAACCTCTCCGAGGCCGGAAGAGCTGGTACCGACTCCGTCCGGCGGGTCACTGCCAGCGGCCCCCGTGCATGGGAATACGAGACGTGGGCTGACGACCTCGACCGATCCGTCGTCGCCCTGTCCCGGCAGAACTTCATCTTCGCGGAGGATCTTCTACGCCGCTGGCTGGCTCGCTTCCCGCCGACAGAACTGGACGACAAGGGCCTTTACCTCTACGCCCGCGCGACCGCCTTGCTGGGTGACGTGCAAAGGGATCAGGGTGCGGTATTGGGCCCCCTGTCCGCGCGCCGTTCCTACCACGACGCCCGGACCATCTTCACCCAGCTCGACGTCCCCCGACGCGTGGCTCAGCTAGACCTCTCTCTGGCCGTGGTGACGGAGATGTCCGACCAACTGGACTCGGCTGCCCACCAGTACGAGTGCCTCGCCGCTGACGACCGGCTCTCCCGGCGGGATCGCGCCCGAGCCCGGCTATGGGTAGGGACGGCGCTGAGCAAGGAGGGCAGCCACGACTACGCCGCACGCGTCATGCTGGCGGCCGTGCGCGAGTTCGAGGACCTCTCCGAGCCGGAGGACTGGTCCGTGGCCCATCAGAAGCTCGCTCTCGCCCACCGTGGTGCGGGTGACCTGACCGCCGCGCTGTACTACATCGACATCGCTCGCGCGACCGGCACCGCGGACTCACCCATGCAACGCGTCCGCCTGGACACCGCTCATGGCCACATCCTGCTGTCCGACCCGGGCACCCTGGATGATGGCCTTGACGTTCTCGACAAGGCAGCGAAGGTGGCCGCCGAGTACGGACTCAGCCACCAGCGGCGCAGCATCGAGAGCATCAGGTACAGGCATGCCACAAGCGGTGGGGCGAAGAGCCCCGGGCACCACTGA
- a CDS encoding YdcF family protein yields MTGQTDSRQAVTDEQWANARLIWDYHQMRHALRPADVAIGLGSHDLGVATTSAGLYRAGLFPVLVFTGGNSPTTAARFPRGEAVHYREHALTLGVPDEAILLEPRAGNTGHNITYSRQVLADAGISPASVLLVSKPYMERRSYATARKLWPEVDVRCASEPLELDDYVKSISDEQLVLDMLVGDLQRVIEYPKLGFAIEQEVPEDVRAAYENLLASGFTSRLITP; encoded by the coding sequence GTGACGGGACAGACGGACAGCCGGCAGGCCGTGACCGACGAGCAGTGGGCGAACGCCCGGCTGATCTGGGACTACCACCAGATGCGCCACGCACTTCGTCCAGCGGACGTGGCGATCGGCCTCGGCAGTCACGACCTCGGCGTGGCCACCACGAGCGCCGGACTGTACCGGGCCGGGCTCTTCCCCGTCCTTGTCTTCACGGGCGGCAACAGCCCCACCACCGCGGCACGCTTCCCGCGTGGCGAGGCCGTTCACTACCGGGAGCACGCCCTCACCCTCGGCGTGCCCGATGAGGCGATCCTGCTGGAGCCCCGCGCCGGCAACACCGGGCACAACATCACGTACTCCCGTCAGGTTCTCGCCGACGCCGGGATCTCCCCGGCCTCGGTGCTGCTGGTCTCCAAGCCGTACATGGAGCGTCGTTCCTACGCCACCGCCCGCAAGCTCTGGCCCGAGGTCGACGTGCGCTGTGCCTCGGAGCCCTTGGAACTCGACGACTACGTCAAGAGCATCAGTGACGAGCAGCTCGTCCTGGACATGCTCGTCGGTGATCTCCAGCGGGTGATCGAGTACCCCAAGCTCGGATTCGCCATCGAGCAGGAAGTCCCGGAGGACGTGCGTGCCGCCTACGAAAACCTCCTCGCCTCAGGCTTCACCAGCCGCCTTATCACACCCTGA
- a CDS encoding WbqC family protein gives MPPTKTSSPQASPAALSHPDRSTTGRLCTVHQPNLFPRLSTLAKLYAADCWVVLDNVQFTRRDFQHRTRLATLGEPGQRQWLTLATHLPRGRQSRISETLIVDPGLSRKRVDLLLRQ, from the coding sequence GTGCCGCCTACGAAAACCTCCTCGCCTCAGGCTTCACCAGCCGCCTTATCACACCCTGACCGGTCAACGACAGGCAGGCTCTGCACCGTCCACCAGCCCAACCTCTTCCCCCGGCTCTCCACGCTGGCCAAGCTGTACGCGGCAGACTGCTGGGTCGTGCTCGACAACGTGCAGTTCACCCGGCGGGACTTCCAGCACCGGACCCGTCTCGCGACACTGGGGGAACCAGGACAGCGGCAGTGGCTCACTCTCGCGACACACCTGCCGCGCGGACGGCAGAGTCGTATCAGTGAAACACTGATCGTGGACCCGGGGCTCAGCCGCAAGAGAGTGGACCTGTTGCTGCGGCAGTAA
- a CDS encoding NUDIX hydrolase, translated as MDALHRETAEETGLTVDQVTAYLGHFDYRNSGGGTTRQFTFAVTVEKTGPVVLTEHDTHQWALPGELPEVSDAVRALLTR; from the coding sequence CTGGACGCCCTCCACCGGGAGACCGCCGAGGAGACCGGCCTCACCGTCGACCAGGTCACCGCCTACCTCGGCCACTTCGACTACCGGAACAGCGGGGGCGGCACCACCCGCCAGTTCACCTTCGCCGTCACCGTGGAGAAGACCGGCCCCGTCGTCCTCACCGAACACGACACCCACCAGTGGGCCCTGCCCGGCGAACTGCCCGAGGTGAGCGACGCCGTCCGTGCCCTCCTGACCCGCTGA
- a CDS encoding protein kinase, which translates to MTEPYAVPVPRGYRVGVWEVRRPLATGAFGSVYEARRTGPDPRGLPGTAALKFLPTGTGTPRRLTHLRELVEREVRLHRRLRRPRLIRMYETLTVDDPDRPGLDGATVLVLEKAEGSLAALLAAGPPPATGPALLAQVCEGLAQLHRAGWVHGDLKPANVLLMRDGSARLADFNMAAELEGTHAYSPAFSTPDYTPPELLWSEIGERGRRTRPSADVWAFGVLAHLTLTGTFPLPGATPSARRDAGAAYARGTDELRLSPALPGEWGEIVRACLARTHADRIGTEELLRRVTAAAGAEPSPHALLWRLRARLRPRRARLLIGGALTTAVAAAVGYGLLPAGSPPPGAAGPAGYGAAELRTDQGIPPSYRPLIVDAAHDCSHPDVTPPLVAALLKAESDFDPSLFDPGKDEYGIARWTPSVLRYWIRPDGQPAATVPKPPFSAAASIPAVGRYLCFIAPNLEVALPGDRRVLIAAAYRTSYRKVNDAGGVPPKYRDYCARVAHYLKKYTPPGRT; encoded by the coding sequence GTGACCGAGCCGTACGCGGTGCCGGTGCCCCGGGGGTACCGGGTGGGGGTCTGGGAGGTGCGGCGCCCCCTCGCCACCGGCGCCTTCGGCAGCGTCTACGAGGCCCGGCGCACCGGCCCTGACCCGCGCGGCCTGCCCGGCACGGCCGCCCTGAAGTTCCTGCCCACCGGCACCGGCACCCCGCGCCGCCTCACCCACCTGCGCGAACTCGTCGAGCGCGAGGTGCGGTTGCACCGCCGGCTGCGCCGCCCCCGTCTGATCCGCATGTACGAGACGCTCACCGTCGACGACCCGGACCGCCCCGGCCTCGACGGCGCGACCGTCCTCGTCCTGGAGAAGGCGGAGGGCTCCCTCGCCGCCCTGCTCGCCGCGGGCCCGCCGCCCGCCACCGGGCCCGCGCTGCTCGCCCAGGTCTGCGAGGGGCTGGCCCAGTTGCACCGCGCCGGCTGGGTCCACGGGGATCTGAAACCGGCCAATGTGCTGCTGATGCGGGACGGTTCGGCGCGGCTGGCCGATTTCAACATGGCCGCCGAACTGGAGGGCACCCACGCCTACTCCCCCGCCTTCTCCACCCCGGACTACACCCCGCCCGAACTGCTCTGGTCCGAGATCGGCGAACGCGGGCGCCGCACCCGCCCCTCCGCCGACGTGTGGGCCTTCGGCGTCCTCGCCCACCTCACCCTCACCGGCACCTTCCCGCTGCCCGGCGCCACCCCGTCGGCCCGCCGCGACGCCGGCGCCGCCTACGCCCGCGGCACCGACGAACTCCGCCTCTCCCCCGCCCTCCCCGGGGAATGGGGAGAGATCGTCCGCGCCTGCCTGGCCCGCACCCACGCGGACCGGATCGGTACGGAGGAGTTGCTGCGCCGGGTCACCGCGGCGGCCGGCGCCGAGCCTTCGCCCCATGCCCTCCTGTGGCGGCTCCGCGCCCGGTTACGTCCCCGGCGCGCCCGCCTCCTGATCGGCGGCGCCCTCACCACCGCCGTCGCGGCGGCCGTCGGCTACGGTCTCCTCCCCGCCGGGTCTCCCCCGCCGGGCGCCGCCGGTCCGGCCGGGTACGGTGCCGCCGAACTCCGCACCGACCAGGGCATCCCGCCCTCGTACCGGCCGCTCATCGTCGACGCCGCGCACGACTGCTCCCACCCCGACGTCACGCCCCCGCTGGTCGCCGCCCTGCTCAAGGCCGAGAGCGACTTCGATCCCTCGCTCTTCGACCCGGGGAAGGACGAGTACGGCATCGCCCGCTGGACCCCGAGCGTGCTGCGGTACTGGATCCGGCCCGACGGCCAGCCCGCCGCGACCGTCCCGAAGCCGCCCTTCTCCGCCGCCGCGTCCATCCCGGCGGTCGGCCGCTACCTCTGCTTCATCGCGCCGAACCTGGAGGTCGCGCTCCCCGGCGACCGGCGGGTCCTGATCGCGGCGGCGTACCGGACCTCGTACCGGAAGGTGAACGACGCGGGCGGAGTCCCCCCGAAGTACCGCGACTACTGCGCCCGCGTCGCGCACTACCTCAAGAAGTACACGCCTCCGGGCCGGACGTGA
- a CDS encoding DUF397 domain-containing protein, whose product MHPNSSIDLNSVQWRTSSYSSGNGGECVEVATGPRSLIPVRDSKNPEGPVLLIGARAWAPFLSGLKSV is encoded by the coding sequence ATGCATCCCAACAGCAGCATCGACCTGAACTCCGTTCAGTGGCGCACGAGCAGCTACAGCAGCGGTAACGGCGGTGAATGCGTCGAAGTCGCCACTGGCCCGCGCTCATTGATCCCTGTCCGCGACTCCAAGAACCCCGAAGGCCCCGTTCTCCTCATAGGCGCCCGCGCCTGGGCGCCGTTCCTCTCCGGGCTCAAGTCGGTCTGA
- a CDS encoding helix-turn-helix transcriptional regulator, which yields MPARKDPDASISVPCFYGAELRFKRESAGLTLEQLAEGSFRGISFLSQIERGERRMPVDLARHVDERLGTDGFFQRRCDDVAKARRVGIAPHFADVADLEKSARTIEDWAPLLVPGLLQTRAYAEAIARSAMPRASDIEVKQVVDARMARASLFDEEAPPRLWAILDESIIRRPVLAPAGMAELLDHIVEVVRTTGTIVQVVPETTVHPFMMGLTRIMTFHDAPPLVYTEGLHSGQVIDFPALVMDYRESYDLLRAAALPLAASLAMIEAAAEDSRHASQQQHRPELRSVAHEQLQQR from the coding sequence GTGCCGGCTCGCAAGGACCCGGACGCGTCGATCAGCGTTCCCTGCTTCTACGGCGCGGAGTTGCGCTTCAAGCGGGAGTCGGCGGGCCTGACGCTGGAACAGCTCGCGGAGGGCAGCTTCCGGGGCATCTCGTTCCTCAGTCAGATCGAACGGGGTGAGCGGCGCATGCCGGTTGACCTCGCCCGCCACGTCGACGAACGCCTGGGCACGGACGGCTTCTTCCAACGCCGCTGCGACGACGTGGCGAAGGCACGGCGGGTGGGCATCGCCCCGCACTTTGCCGATGTCGCCGACCTGGAGAAGTCGGCGCGGACCATTGAGGACTGGGCTCCCCTACTGGTGCCCGGATTGCTTCAGACACGGGCCTACGCCGAGGCGATCGCCAGGTCGGCCATGCCACGTGCCTCCGACATCGAGGTGAAGCAGGTCGTGGACGCTCGAATGGCGCGAGCGTCGCTCTTCGACGAGGAGGCGCCGCCGCGGCTCTGGGCGATCCTCGACGAGTCGATCATCCGGCGTCCCGTGCTGGCGCCCGCGGGAATGGCCGAACTGCTGGACCACATCGTCGAGGTCGTGAGGACGACCGGCACGATTGTGCAGGTCGTTCCGGAAACCACCGTGCATCCGTTCATGATGGGGCTGACGCGGATCATGACCTTCCACGATGCGCCACCTCTGGTGTACACGGAGGGGCTGCACAGCGGGCAAGTCATCGACTTTCCCGCCCTCGTGATGGACTACCGCGAGTCGTACGATCTGCTGAGGGCCGCCGCACTGCCACTGGCGGCCTCCTTGGCCATGATTGAGGCAGCAGCAGAGGACAGCCGGCATGCATCCCAACAGCAGCATCGACCTGAACTCCGTTCAGTGGCGCACGAGCAGCTACAGCAGCGGTAA
- a CDS encoding ATP-binding protein: protein MRSPLCLDLPALPKAVADVRRAVREHLGGPCGDVQLCVGELLANVIRHVGEGTPVSVRVGSLGCGRVRIEVTDREPHAWLVVRHAGADEESGRGLLLLDSVALRWGVVPREGGKTVWCEVALGR, encoded by the coding sequence GTGAGGTCGCCGCTCTGCCTGGACCTGCCGGCGCTGCCCAAGGCCGTGGCGGACGTACGGCGGGCGGTGCGGGAGCACCTCGGCGGGCCCTGCGGGGACGTACAGCTCTGCGTCGGCGAACTGCTCGCCAACGTGATCAGACACGTCGGCGAGGGCACCCCGGTCTCCGTGCGGGTCGGGAGCCTGGGATGCGGGCGGGTCCGGATCGAGGTGACCGACCGGGAACCGCACGCCTGGCTGGTGGTCCGCCACGCCGGGGCGGACGAGGAGTCGGGCCGGGGCCTGCTGCTGCTCGACTCGGTGGCGCTGCGCTGGGGGGTGGTGCCCCGGGAGGGCGGCAAGACCGTCTGGTGCGAGGTGGCCCTCGGCCGGTGA
- the purH gene encoding bifunctional phosphoribosylaminoimidazolecarboxamide formyltransferase/IMP cyclohydrolase encodes MTAESNKRAIRRALVSVYDKAGLEELARGLHEAGVELVSTGSTASRISAAGVPVTKVEELTGFPECLDGRVKTLHPKVHAGILADLRLDSHREQLAGLGVEPFDLVVVNLYPFRETVASGATPDECVEQIDIGGPSMVRAAAKNHPSVAVVTDPARYGDVLSAVRDGGFDLAARKRLAAEAFRHTAAYDVAVASWFADEYAPVDDSGFPGFLGVTWDRARTLRYGENPHQPAALYTSAAGGLAEAEQLHGKEMSYNNYTDTDAARRAAYDHDEPCVAIIKHANPCGIAVGGDVAEAHRKAHACDPVSAYGGVIAVNRPVSKEMAEQVADIFTEVVVAPGYEDGALEVLTRKKNIRVLRAPEAPAAPVEVKPIDGGALLQVADRLQAAGDDPATWTLASGEALPADELAELAFAWRACRAVKSNAILLAKDGASVGVGMGQVNRVDSCRLAVERAGEERARGSYAASDAFFPFPDGPGILIAAGVKAIVQPGGSIRDEQVVEAATKAGVTMYFTGTRHFFH; translated from the coding sequence GTGACCGCCGAGAGCAACAAGCGGGCCATCCGTCGCGCGCTGGTCAGCGTCTACGACAAGGCCGGGCTCGAAGAACTCGCCCGCGGCCTGCACGAGGCGGGCGTCGAACTCGTCTCCACCGGCTCCACCGCCTCCCGCATCTCCGCGGCCGGGGTCCCCGTCACCAAGGTGGAGGAGCTGACCGGCTTCCCCGAGTGCCTGGACGGCCGGGTCAAGACGCTGCACCCCAAGGTGCACGCCGGCATCCTCGCCGACCTGCGCCTGGACAGCCACCGCGAGCAGCTCGCCGGGCTGGGCGTGGAGCCGTTCGACCTGGTCGTCGTGAACCTGTACCCGTTCCGCGAGACGGTCGCCTCCGGCGCCACCCCGGACGAGTGCGTGGAGCAGATCGACATCGGCGGCCCCTCCATGGTCCGCGCCGCCGCCAAGAATCACCCGTCCGTGGCCGTCGTCACCGACCCCGCCCGCTACGGCGACGTCCTCTCCGCGGTCCGTGACGGCGGCTTCGACCTCGCCGCCCGCAAGCGGCTGGCCGCCGAGGCGTTCCGGCACACCGCCGCCTACGACGTGGCCGTCGCCTCCTGGTTCGCCGACGAGTACGCCCCCGTGGACGACTCGGGCTTCCCCGGCTTCCTCGGCGTCACCTGGGACCGCGCCCGCACCCTGCGCTACGGCGAGAACCCGCACCAGCCCGCCGCGCTCTACACCAGCGCCGCCGGCGGCCTCGCGGAGGCCGAGCAGCTCCACGGCAAGGAGATGTCGTACAACAACTACACGGACACGGACGCCGCCCGCCGTGCCGCGTACGACCACGACGAGCCCTGCGTGGCGATCATCAAGCACGCCAACCCGTGCGGGATCGCGGTCGGCGGGGACGTCGCCGAGGCGCACCGCAAGGCGCACGCCTGCGACCCCGTCTCCGCCTACGGCGGCGTGATCGCCGTGAACCGCCCGGTCAGCAAGGAGATGGCCGAGCAGGTCGCGGACATCTTCACCGAGGTCGTCGTCGCCCCCGGCTACGAGGACGGCGCGCTGGAGGTGCTGACGCGGAAGAAGAACATCCGTGTCCTGCGCGCCCCCGAGGCCCCGGCCGCCCCGGTCGAGGTCAAGCCCATCGACGGCGGCGCCCTCCTCCAGGTCGCCGACCGCCTCCAGGCCGCCGGCGACGACCCGGCCACCTGGACCCTGGCCAGCGGCGAGGCCCTCCCCGCGGACGAGCTGGCCGAGCTGGCCTTCGCCTGGCGGGCCTGCCGCGCCGTCAAGTCCAACGCGATCCTGCTCGCCAAGGACGGCGCCTCGGTCGGCGTCGGCATGGGCCAGGTCAACCGCGTCGACTCCTGCCGCCTCGCCGTCGAGCGGGCCGGCGAGGAGCGGGCACGGGGCTCCTACGCCGCCTCCGACGCCTTCTTCCCCTTCCCCGACGGCCCCGGGATCCTCATCGCGGCCGGGGTCAAGGCCATCGTCCAGCCCGGCGGTTCCATCCGTGACGAGCAGGTCGTCGAGGCCGCCACGAAGGCCGGCGTGACGATGTACTTCACCGGCACGCGGCACTTCTTCCACTGA
- the purN gene encoding phosphoribosylglycinamide formyltransferase: MAAKPVAKRLVVLVSGTGSNLQALLDEIAAAGAEAYGAEVVAVGADRDGIEGLARAERAGVPTFVRRVRDYATRQEWDAALAEAVAAHEPDLVVSAGFMRIVGKEFLALFGGRFVNTHPALLPSFPGAHGVRDALAYGARVTGCTVHFVDDGVDTGPIIAQGVVEVRDEDDESALHERIKEVERRLLVDVVGRLARNGYRIEGRKVVIQ; encoded by the coding sequence GTGGCCGCCAAGCCCGTGGCCAAGCGCCTCGTCGTGCTGGTCTCCGGAACCGGCAGCAATCTGCAGGCGCTCCTCGACGAGATCGCCGCCGCCGGCGCGGAGGCGTACGGGGCCGAGGTCGTCGCCGTCGGCGCGGACCGCGACGGCATCGAGGGGCTCGCGCGCGCCGAGCGCGCCGGAGTGCCCACCTTCGTGCGCCGGGTCCGTGACTACGCCACCCGCCAGGAGTGGGACGCGGCCCTCGCCGAGGCCGTCGCCGCCCACGAGCCGGACCTCGTGGTCTCGGCCGGGTTCATGCGGATCGTGGGGAAGGAGTTCCTCGCGCTGTTCGGCGGCCGGTTCGTCAACACCCACCCCGCGCTCCTGCCCAGTTTCCCCGGGGCGCACGGGGTGCGGGACGCGCTGGCGTACGGCGCCCGGGTCACCGGGTGCACCGTCCACTTCGTCGACGACGGCGTCGACACCGGGCCGATCATCGCGCAGGGCGTGGTCGAGGTGCGGGACGAGGACGACGAGAGCGCTCTGCACGAGCGCATCAAGGAAGTCGAGCGAAGACTGCTCGTCGATGTCGTGGGGCGGCTCGCCCGCAACGGCTATCGCATCGAGGGACGAAAGGTAGTTATCCAGTGA